One stretch of Cololabis saira isolate AMF1-May2022 chromosome 15, fColSai1.1, whole genome shotgun sequence DNA includes these proteins:
- the gmnn gene encoding geminin, whose translation MSLIGKPKQSSQKSNENIKNFFKQSEKTMGVPRQSLQALHSSAGNTDFRLAQSGKTNPKRKQWILDQEKGPKRVKVEVKSTQTEEAADSLPDGMSSEAYELMVKETPPAAYWKEVAEERRKALYDVLQENEKLHKDIEARDDQITKLHSENEELQELAQHVQYMADMIERLTGKCPDNLEEMKDIALDVEDEDAETEDELDQSEQESDGEEEDYSVHDEDSSVYEHPEASEQD comes from the exons ATGAGTCTCATCGGAAAACCTAAGCAGAGCAGTCAGAAATCTAATGAAAACATTAAG AATTTCTTTAAACAATCTGAAAAGACAATGGGAGTCCCTAGGCAAAGCCTGCAGGCCCTCCACTCCTCAGCAGGCAACACAGACTTCAGGTTGGCTCAG TCAGGAAAGACCAATCCCAAGCGGAAACAATGGATACTTGACCAAGAAAAGGGCCCCAAGAGGGTGAAGGTTGAAGTCAAATCCACACAAACTGAAGAAGCTGCTGATTCTCTACCAGATGGGATGTCCAGTGAAGCCTATGAACTTATGGTCAAAG AAACGCCTCCCGCCGCCTACTGGAAAGAAGTGGCTGAAGAGCGGCGCAAAGCCTTGTACGATGTACTACAAGAAAATGAAAAG TTGCACAAAGACATTGAGGCCAGAGATGACCAGATCACGAAACTTCACTCTGAAAATgaagagctgcaggagctggcaCAACATGTACAGTACATGGCTGACATGATAGAG AGGCTGACTGGGAAGTGTCCGgacaacctggaggagatgaaggaCATTGCTCTTGACGTGGAAGATGAGGATGCTGAGACCGAAGATGAACTGGATCAAAGTGAGCAAGAGTCTGATGGCGAAGAGGAAGATTACTCAGTTCATGACGAAGATTCATCAGTTTATGAACACCCCGAAGCCTCAGAGCAGGATTGA